The Gadus macrocephalus chromosome 9, ASM3116895v1 genomic interval CCCATcaagtataaatgtgtgtatgtttaaattGGCTGTGTTGTTGCCCATCTACATATTTGACTGCTCCTTTGCAAATTACATAGCAATGTAGAGCCCCATTTGCTGGAAAACCTACCACCTAGTGGCCATTTTAACAAACACAATGACCAATTTCTCATTTTGATGCATCACCTTTCTCTTCAGCCTGATAAAGAATCCAGCAGAACGAGCAGACCTGAAACAATTGATGGCAAGTGCTTTCCATGCATCAATACATTTAGAGAACCCGCCCCTATCGTAACTCATGACTTCATATCGTTCCAGGTTCACCCTTTCATCAAGGAGTCTGAGGTAGAGGAGGTGGACTTTGCTGGATGGTTGTGCAACACCATTGGCCTGAATCAGCCTTTGACCCCCACCCACAGTGCAGGGGTGTAACCAGGAAACTTCCCCCTGCACACTACATTCAACCGGAACCACAGCCATGCTTCATTCAACACCCCAAAGTACATTTGTATGGGCAACGTTCCAatacgattttttttacaagctAAATTAAAAAAAGTGTATATTTGTGGTTTAACATTTAGATGACAaatgaaaatatattatttcTCAAATCCTTGGATTGCATTCGCAAGCCcgttaaaaatacattttttctaagtgttcagttttgtttttgctttgtATGTGCTGTTGGCCTCTACTCATTATTGTGCAAGTGTGCCTAAATCTCGTCATTAAAAACACGAATCAGAGCATGTATTTACGAGAGCCTTTTTATTGTAAACCCGAATTGCACCCAACCGCCTGTCTGAACCTGGGCTTATGCAGTTGCAGGGGCTGGGGCTGCAGCAACCTTCTTGGTCTTCTTTGCTGGCCTCTTCTTGGGCTTCAGATTCTTGGCCTTGATCTGTGAAGATGAGCAAAACAAAGTGAGAATGGAGTCGCTCACCAGCCTGGTCTTCAGACTAGCGTCAGATTCAGGCTACTTACGGTGGGGTCGTGCTGGAGGATGGCACGGCGTCTCGCCGTCTTGGCGTAGGGGTTCAGTTTCAACATGATCTTCAGGTTCTTCAGAGGATTCTTCTTCAGGACTCTGCGGTTGATCTTCTTGCTGCATAAACAAAAGATGATCACAGTATGAGGAATTTTGTTCAATTGCAGATGCCTGAAGCGGTATGGATTATGAGATTTTTCTATTGCTTACTTTGGTGCACGCAGGGACTTCTGGATCTCTTCACTCTTCAGAATTCTGCTCAAATCTGAGTTGGTCATCTTGTGCACTGGGAGACTAACACAGATAGAGCAAGTTCAGCAATATCATccaatatttgtattattaaacAGAACAAATGTGTGATAGGCACTCAGAACTTCTGTTATTCTCAGTTTGATTCAACAACACGGACCGAAGTAAAAGATCATCACTGCAACACCAATGTGAAACTATTAATGAGAAACCGATTCCAACGCACTTGTAGTTGAGCTTGATGGTGGAGGTCTTGCGGCCGGTGCCATACAGCTGATCCAGCTTACGGAAAGCGCTCTCGGTCCAGATGCAAAAGCGTCCGACGTGGCCACCGGGGGCGAGCCTCAGGAGGTTCAGTTTGTTAACGTTCTGCAGTGTGATGCCTGTTGAGAAATGGACACGTTGTAAACAAAGACTGGAGCACAAAAGACAGGAGTGTAATGACGGTCCAATAGCCCAACGACAAAACCAACGACCACAATACTTTATTTCCTAGCGAAATTGTCACTTTGAATTTATACAACAAAATCAAACCTGGGATATTTCTGAAGGCTTTGGTGACACCGGCGTCTTGGTTGTAGATGATGCATGGTCCTTTACGCTGGATACGTCTACGATTCCTCATCTTACCCTTACCAGCACGCATGCGTTGGGAGGCGTATACCTAATGCAAAAGATGGAACCATAATAAATAAGCAAACAATAAAACGACTAGGTCCCAGCTTTACCTCCAGCAACCGTAATAGCCATCCTAAAGTGTCATGACTTACCTTCTTGATGTCGTTCCAGGCCTTCAGCTTCTTCAACAGAAGCACTGCCTCCTTTGTCTTCTTGTATCCCTCAACTTTGTCATCAACCACCAGTGGGACCTCGGGGATCTCCTCGATGCGGTGCCCTGAAGGAATTACAAAGTCTGTAAATTCTCGAGACACAAAAACTGAGCTTTCACATTAACAGTTAGAATTGGATGGCTGTACTTTGCATTACCTTATTCAGAATAAATTAAATGAGCCCGTGTTGAGCAGCATAGGAAACTCACCTTTGGACATGACCAGGGCAGGCAGGGCAGATGCGGCCAGTGCAGAGCAGATGGCATAGCGCTTCTGGTTGGTGTTGATCCTACGGTGCCAGCGGCGCCAAGTCTTGGTAGGCGCAAACATACGACCTCCACGACACATCTACACGAGCAGTCAAGGTTATGAAAGGCAGAAATATACCCACCGGAATGCAGCAACATGGACCCAGTATGCTCAGACTCGTTTTTCGTCAGCCAGCTGTGCCAATATTAGACGGTAGGCACCCGTCATTGGCACAGTGTAGGACGCAAATTACACCATCATAGCAAGTGTGTGACAACAAGAGTGGCACGTTACTTATGAACCACAAGACTGGTGAAAAGGATACGTTTCCGAAGGCTCCCTGGCCGGAACGGTGCGTTCCACCTCCCCTCACACGTGGGATACGGGCCACAGCTCTTCCTGTTCCCCAGGACTCGGCACTCGTCTGGTGTCCTGGATAACACAAGTGGGAAATCAAATTTAACTGtcgaaaataaagtataatattgTTCCAAAAATAAGTTTAAAGGTTACTTACCGGCCAGTTTGCTGACTGCATAAGGCTGACGGTTGTTCTTGCGCATATTGGTATGCACGAAGTTAACAATATCGGGCCTAATGGGAGCCTTGAACACGGCTGGCATGACAACATTCTTGCCGGAAGACTCTCCTTTCTCGGAATAAACCGAGATCAAGGGACGGGTACAAGCCTAGGAGTTGAGAAAGTTTGAATGTTGATAACAATTTTGCACAATTTAAGTAAGTAGGCCACACAGTTTAAGATATGTACGGTAAATAGGTCGATTTGAAACACATGCGTCAATATAACGGGCAGACATCCAACCTTAGAGGCATAAACCGTAGCACATTAATTCATCGTAAATGGCTGATAGCCTAACATAGGACAGCGCCCCAATGGTCAGCTATAACGCGTATCTGCTTCCCCAACAGCATGCACACATGACACGCAGCGAGCCACGTTTCGTACAGGATTTAGGTTACTGGTTGACAACTTGCTGGAGTACTTCTAGTTGACTTACGGTTTGAACGTTTAAAGCATTTCAAATAAACGCACCTTAACGGCTCGTCTTTTCGATGCCCTCACATTGCAGAAGGCAACACACGTGTAACCAAAATGGCCTCCTGTGCTAGCTTTGATAGCATACCTTACTCAAGGCTTAACCATCCTAACATAGATCTTACAGATCGAAAGGGACACATTCTCCGTACAGACAAAGAACAGAAACACACGACACAATAAATATACGCTTTCAATCAACAATACTGTATATTCTCACCATATTTCTTTAATATTTTCGGCTCGCCGGTATTACACGTTCCACACGCTATGGCGGCCACAGTGAAAAGGAAGCAGGGAAAATAACCCACACGATATATGCCTCCGCTGAAAAAGTATCCACTTCCGAGATCCGACAAGAACCATAAAAACATTCCCATTGATTTGACACAAACAGTTCCACGTGTATAAATCATCATTGATTATGAGGAtatctaaataaaatatatattagagaaaaaaacaacttttaAAGAAATATGACACTATTAAACTCGCACTATTTTTTCGCTTTGACGATGTGCGGATGACAACCGACCGAACTACTTTCCAGATgactatacatacacacacatctttatAATTGTAGTTTTAAAATATGCAGATGGTTACAAAGTTATTGATCTTTACGATCGACATTATTTCATTCtgacatttatttgtaaatTTGGCGAAACGTAATCGTTTATTTCAATAACGTGACGTATGGTGATGACCTCATCACGTCGCGTAGATTTTAGCGCGCAACTGTCAAATTCGTATCTTCTTGGAATCTTCTTACAAACACGAAATTTTTACTTATTGCGTTACATCAATTCTGTTAGAACAACTGTCACTGTTCTCTGGAAATGTCCGCGGTCATCACCAAGGCTAGGACGTTTTCCTCTATTCTTCGGTGAGTATTCATAATCCCATTTAGAAGACATGGTCGTAGAACAACATACTATGGATGCCATAACGTTATCTCAGGTTACAGCAGCGCTCATTAACGCGCATCGTTAATTGAAAGATATCGCATGTTCTTAATCGCATCCTCTCTCAGGTCACTTCAAAAGGACCCACCCATTGAATCAAACCCCTATGAGGTAGGGGAGCTCATTTGTTCGTACATTAGGGTTTTCTCGTGCCATGTTGTCAATTCACACTAATTCATGACATTGATGTTTTGACTTGTAGGAAGAAATACAGATATTGAAGATCTGTGGGGAAGACTCCGGAGTGTCATCTTGGTGTCCTGGACACCGAAGTATCTTTATTTGCGAGAAAACCGTGAGTCTTTCTAATATAACTCAACGGTATACCCGACAGGATGAATAGACGACAAGAGCGAGTTCCGTTTCAAGCAAGGCCCCTGGCTCCAATATTATATTGTTAACATTAATTTTACCCGTATTGAAGGTTGTTAAACTTGATGGGGATGAAGCTGACAAGTCATCATATTCTGAAAACGAGGATAATGTATCTCTTGGAAACTTGGGGCCTCAACCAGTCAGCATCATGAAAGCAAGGTGCCACATCCGACTTTTCATATTTCATTTCATCAAGTATTGTCTGTATCTAAAATTCTACAATTCCTATCCCCACCCTCTTATTTCAAAGACAACTTTTGTCCTGGTATACAATGTCACAAAACCAAAAGCTGTCAGAGGACGATGGCCCCCTGGATCCTCTTTGGGTGCGTTGTGACATGTCTGACCTGGCTGGCACATCCTGGTTGGGAGCAGAGACGGTCCACCTGGCCAATAAAGTTACTGGTGTCAAGCTGTACTCCGTCACCTGCAAAGGTATTCTGGGAAGTTTCAGCTTCCTTTATCTACAATCTAAGATCAATGCTTTGTTTTAAAGCTGATGTGTTTGTTTCTATTAAGCCTTTATTGATATACCAGACCGTTTTATGTTAATTCAGATACATATTATAAGGATATGGTGTTACCTAAGGGTGTCTTATCTACATAAATAACTCAAACCCAGACCCTTTTATCTAGTGAGTAGCAACCACTAGACCATCCTGTGTGTTTGATTGGTCTTGTTTCAGGGCCATCTTTGGAGAGAAGGTCATCCATTACCTTGGATGATCTAAAGCAGGAGCACAAGAAACGCCACCATCCCTTCAGCGTAAGGCCCCTTCTTCTCTCCGTCTTATGAATcatcaaaataaatacacacctCCTTTAACGCAAATCTCAACTTCTAGGGTTTGCAGGTGGCTATTAAGGGCAATGCTTTATACAACTTATTTGGGTCCACTGTGGTTGAAAACACGACCATCGAATCCCAGAGCAGTGTGACGGTGGACTTCAAATGGAGCCATGTGGAAAGCATCCTGGAGACTCCGCCCCTGTCCTCTAAAGCCACCCTGGTGAGCAGCCAATAAAACGCACCGCCTCGTTTGTAATTTCATAAGCAATAGGGCCTCTGGAGCATAAAAGTGTACTCCTATGTAGATTTCAATGCCACTCCTAAGTTATGTTATCCAAGCTCGAAAGCATGAAACCATAAGAAACGTGACTATGATGCTACTATATTTACTACTATATTTATAATCAACTACAGTGGAAAGCAGGAAAATAATAAACTTGACTATGGTACCATTATATTTATAATCAACTACAGTGGAAAGCATAAAACTGTAAGAAACGTGACTATGATATTACTATATTTATAATCAGTTTCATTGATTCTCTTTTCTTTTCATTTAGAATATCAAGATCACCTCTGGCGAAATGAGGAGCCCGATGTTTCAAAAGTACAGAGAGCTTGAGTtcttgcaggtgtgtgtgtgtgtgtgtgtgtgtgtgtgtccctctaaTGAATAGCACTAACGAAGGGAATGTGCTGATGTACTTACTGATTTAACGTGCTGTTGCAGCTTCTTGCGGCTGGTTTAAGGACTGGAGAAACGGAGTGGATGGAACCCTTGGAGACCACCTCAGCTGTAGAACTTATTAAGACCTACTTGGAAGGCATGGCTATTGACCTATCTGATTTGTATCAATCATCATTTGTGTGTTAAAACGTGTATAGCTAAGAAGGAGGTTAAGGATTTGGCCGGTTTGCTAAGAAAGAAGGTTGATTCTTGCCTTTGCCTATGTGGAGACGTAAATCAGCCATGATATTTGGTAAACACACCCCACTCTCGCCGAGTAGGTGTCCCAAACTGGGTGGTTTGTGAGAAATGTACATCCATTTTCTTCCAAACGTGTGTTTAGCAGTTTCCACAGCTGTATAATTATTCTGTCCAACACAAGTAATCGCAAGCGAATGGCCGTGTCGAGGTAGTTTTGTCTAATATTGTCCACAAACAACCAATTCATACGTTTCCATTCTGTGTTTACACGCCATTATGCATGCTTGGGGACTTCGAGACTGGTTATGAACATGGTGGTGCATTTTGGATCAGATTTGTTTTTGGTattaggaggagaaagggaaactAAGGGTATGTTCAGATGATTCTAAGTACATTCTACGTCTAAGtacattaaaaaacgacaagaCAATTTAACCTTGCGACTAGGTTAAATTGAATCATCACATTGCATATAACGCAACCACCATCTTTGCTCATGCTGTGAACATTTAACAGTGGTGTGTGAATACAGAAACAAAACTTGTGCATTTGGTTTCTTTCTTGGCACTATTGAAGAAAATGACCGAGCAGGGGAGGTTTACTTGTGTTGTTCTGAACAAAGATATACCATCGGCTGGACACTCTTTTGCCATATAATGGATATGAAGGACTCACCAACTGCCTAATTTCAAACACGCTACACCTCCATGAAGGGAGTGGAAAAACCAAACATGGGTGACTTACATCTGGATATATACAATGTCAACAATTACCCTGGGTTTAAGCCAACCGGCAAGTCCTTAAAACGAGACtaacattgtttttttatattccaAAGAACTTGAAAATACTGGAAAGACCCTTCCAGATCAGACGGCAAAGTCAGAGGTATGCTGGAGATCACAATGTAAAAGCCTTTTATGCAAATGTAGGTTTTAACTGAATACTTGGCCTGCTTATCTTCCATTTCGATACAGACTGTGAAGACTGAGGCTGCAAAGACTGAGTTGGGAGCTTCCATCTTCGATGCCTTCATGGAACGGGAAAATTTGGACTTCCTGGAACAGATATGGGTGCGAATGAGGAAGAGTGAGTGCAATGTTTActttatctataaatatataaattaatcaATATGCAGAGAAATGGAGCTTTGTGTTAAAAGCATGTTTCAATGACAGGTGTAACCTCCTATCAAGATGTTCATGACTGTCTGAAATTGGTCATGGACAGCCTGAGTTATGGTGACCTCAAACCATGGGTATGTCGGATGCTACTTTACTATTTAATCATTTATCAGGCACCAAAGCGCCTTAGGGTAAATTCAGATTTCgttaagcagcaggtagggcTATCTTGCCGGAGGACGCCGACAGGTATGCTGCAGGCATGAGGGACTGGCTCCAAACAGCACAGCCACTACACAATACTGCCGCTTCTGTTTTCTTGTTATACAGAAGAAAGGCACAAGACACAAATGATAAGGGTATCTTAACATCTGTACAGCTGTGTTGGAGGGGAACACTGAATATTTATTTCGTTTTTGCATCCTTCCCCTTTCAGATCCACAGAGACGGCAACAGTTCACTCGGGAAGGTTTTCCTGCAGTCCTATCAGCAGCCCATGGATCATGTGTCACTGACGGGTCTGACTCCCATCACCATGCTGCTGGAGGTGGGCCTGGACAAGATGAGGAAGGACTACATCAACTACCTCATCGGTACCTCAGACCTCATCCAGACCAAACCATATAATTTAACCTCACAAAATGACGGGAGGCCGAACTGTTCTCAGATATaaccatttctttatttgatcgTTTTAGGGAATGAACTCACAACCCTGAACCACCTGGTTAGTTTAAAGCTTTTACTGCAGACCAGTTTTTATTGGCTGTTAAATTGATATTTTTTAAgtatgttttgttttgaatttACAGAGTTACTATCTCAGCATAGAGGTGGAGTTGCAGGAGCAAGTCATTCGATTGAGGAAACTACACCACCTGCTGGAGATTATGGTGACCTGCAGTACCTTCCTGGGTCTGCCCTTTGATCGCCTGTTCCGCCTCACTCAGTAAGAGCAGTTGGACTGTACACATCTCAGCCAATCATTGGCTTGGTTGGTTGCATGCATAACATAATATAAACATTTTCTCATATTTAAAGGTCATGTTTGCAGTACTTTAGGACATCCCCTTATAACGAGGACCACCAGTTCCAGCTGCCCATCACACCTGCCCTGATCAGCCACTTGTACCAGAAGTAAGAATCTCACTTTCTGCTCACCATCCATGGGCGTGTTCCTAACAACCTCATCTCACAATCCACTGAGGGGTGTTTTCCCAACGTCTTCATCTCACTATCCACCGAGATTTTGTAGATGTTATATCAATTAATCAACACATAGGCCTGACCTTAACGTAAGAGCGGTTTATAtattgactgcttccaatgttgtggtCATACTATAGAATTATATATTTCTTGTTTAGTGATTACAGAACATAATATACTTAAATCGCATACTGAATAGCAATATTCTTCGAAATAATCCCAAATGGATTATTTCCTCCAATCGTTCAGCCCCGAAACAtctccatcctcttcctcagggaACACCCGGTGGTGTGGGGCGTGGAGGTGTCGAGTGGCCACAGCCCCCGGGAGGTCAAGACCACCTTGCAGCTCAGTGAGAAACCACTGGTGGATCACATCGTCTTCGATACAGGTAAGCTTTTAATCTAGACCACTTTGACATAGCCCCTAGACTCTTCTTCCTACAAGTCAAAACTTCAATATGGCAATGGAAAACTGTAGAAACAAATGAGCCCCCTTACATCATATGGCTTTGATTCACTGGAGTCATTTTGAAGTGACCTGAGAGAATTCCAGTTATTTATGTGCGTTAGTGGGGGCGGTACCCAAGGTAATGTCAAAGCATCCAGATGTATGTTGCTCTACGACTTGTCGTTCTGTTCCAGA includes:
- the zwilch gene encoding protein zwilch homolog, with the protein product MSAVITKARTFSSILRSLQKDPPIESNPYEEEIQILKICGEDSGVSSWCPGHRSIFICEKTVVKLDGDEADKSSYSENEDNVSLGNLGPQPVSIMKARQLLSWYTMSQNQKLSEDDGPLDPLWVRCDMSDLAGTSWLGAETVHLANKVTGVKLYSVTCKGPSLERRSSITLDDLKQEHKKRHHPFSGLQVAIKGNALYNLFGSTVVENTTIESQSSVTVDFKWSHVESILETPPLSSKATLNIKITSGEMRSPMFQKYRELEFLQLLAAGLRTGETEWMEPLETTSAVELIKTYLEELENTGKTLPDQTAKSETVKTEAAKTELGASIFDAFMERENLDFLEQIWVRMRKSVTSYQDVHDCLKLVMDSLSYGDLKPWIHRDGNSSLGKVFLQSYQQPMDHVSLTGLTPITMLLEVGLDKMRKDYINYLIGNELTTLNHLSYYLSIEVELQEQVIRLRKLHHLLEIMVTCSTFLGLPFDRLFRLTQSCLQYFRTSPYNEDHQFQLPITPALISHLYQKEHPVVWGVEVSSGHSPREVKTTLQLSEKPLVDHIVFDTDYTNTTVNRDSEEPAYFSTVVCCSLVTFA
- the rpl4 gene encoding 60S ribosomal protein L4 — its product is MACTRPLISVYSEKGESSGKNVVMPAVFKAPIRPDIVNFVHTNMRKNNRQPYAVSKLAGHQTSAESWGTGRAVARIPRVRGGGTHRSGQGAFGNMCRGGRMFAPTKTWRRWHRRINTNQKRYAICSALAASALPALVMSKGHRIEEIPEVPLVVDDKVEGYKKTKEAVLLLKKLKAWNDIKKVYASQRMRAGKGKMRNRRRIQRKGPCIIYNQDAGVTKAFRNIPGITLQNVNKLNLLRLAPGGHVGRFCIWTESAFRKLDQLYGTGRKTSTIKLNYNLPVHKMTNSDLSRILKSEEIQKSLRAPNKKINRRVLKKNPLKNLKIMLKLNPYAKTARRRAILQHDPTIKAKNLKPKKRPAKKTKKVAAAPAPATA